A segment of the Streptomyces sp. P9-A2 genome:
GCTGCCGCTCTCGAGCAGGACCTCGAGGTCGTCGCCGTGGCCCTCGAAGGCCTTGCCGAACTCGTCCACGACCGTGCGCAGGTCTTCGAGCGGTACGGAGGCGGCGAGGGCGTTCACGCTGCTGAGGACGTCGGTGACGGGGGCGGGGACCTGGGTGTCGGTCTCTTCGATGCGGGTGCCCTCGGCGAGGTAGGGGCCGCCGTCGCTCTCGGGCCGCAGGTCGATGTACTGCTCGCCCACGGCGGAGAGTCCGGCGACCACCGCGCGGGTGTCGGCGGGGATGCGCGGGGCGGACTTCTTGATGCGGAGTTCGGCGACGACGCCGTCGGCGGTGAGGCCGATCGGGCCGACCCGTCCCACCGAGACGCCCCGGTAGGTGACGTCGGAGTGGGTGAACAGGCCGCCGGTGCGCGGGAGCAGCACGTCGACGGTGTAGTGGTCGGCGACGCCGATGTGCCGGCCGAGGTCGGCGTAGCGGATGCCGAGGAACGAGAGGGCGAGGACGGCGACGAGGAGGAAGGCGAGGTTCTTCAGCCGTACGGCGAGGGTGATCAACCGGACGCACCTCCCCGCGTGGCCGCCGGGTCCGCCGGCGTCCCGGAGGCGGTGCCGAAAGCGGAGGCGGAGGCGGGGGCGGAGGCGGGGGCGGAGGCGGGGGCGGAAGCCGTGGCGGGGACGGAGGGCAGGGGCAGCGGGGGCGAGTGCTCCGGTGCGGGCCGCCCCGACGACGGCGTTCCCGACGACGGTGTTCCCGACGACGGTGTTCCCGGCGACGGTGTTCCCGGCGACGGGGACGGCTCCTGTCCCCGGCCGGACTCCTCTCCTTCACCGGCCTTCCTGGAGGACGGTCCCGCCCCGGCCGCCGCCGGTCCGCCGTCCGCCGGGGCGGAGGGGGAGGCCGTGGTCTGCGGCACCAGGGGCGGGATCACCTGGGTGCCGGGGGCGGCGGTCATGTTCAGGTACACGTTGAGGTAGTCGCCCTTCACCCCCCGCAGCACCTCGTCGGTGAACGGGTACGTCAGCAGTACCTGGAGCGAGTCGGGCAGGTCCGTGCCCGCGTCCGCGAGCGCCTTCAGGGTCGGCGCGATGGCCTTGAGGTCGGCGATCATGTCGTCCTTGCTCGCGTCGATGGTGGAGACGGCGACGCCGGAGAGGGTGTCGAGGGAGCGCAGCATGGTGAGCAGGGAGCCGCGTTGCTTCTCGAGTGTCTTCAGTCCGGGCGAGAGGTCGGTGAGGACGGTGCCGACGTCGTCCTTGCGGGTGGCGATGGTCGCGGAGAGCCGGTGGACGGCGTCGAGGGCGTCGGTGATGTCGCCCCGGTTGTCGTCGAGTTCGGTCACCAGGGTGTCGACCCGCTTCAGTACGGAGCGGACCTCGGGTTCACGGCCGCCGAGCGCCGCGTTGAGCTCCTGAGTGATGGTCTTGAGCTGGTTGACGCCGCCGCCGTTGAGGAGCAGGGACAGCGCGCCGAACACCTCCTCGACCTCGGTGTCGCGGCTGGTGCGGGAGACCGGGATGACCCCGCCGTCCTCCAGCCTTCCGGTTCCGGTCCCTGTTCCGGTCCCTGTTCCGGTCCCTGTTCCGGCCTTGCTGCCGGATTCCTTGGCGGGTGCGACGAGTTGGACGTACTTCTCGCCCAGCAGGCTGGACTGTTCGAGCCGGGCGGTGGCGTCGGCGGGCAGCCGCACCTCGCCGTTGATCCTCATCGTGACGCGGGCCGACCAGTCGTCGTGGCCGAGTTCGATGGCGGTGACCCGGCCGACGGCGACGTCGTTGACCTTCACCGCGGACTGCGGGACCAGACTGAGTACGTCGTGGAGTTCCGCGGTGACGGTGTAGGGGTGGTCGCCGAGGTAGGCGCCACCGGGCAGCGGCAGGTCCTCGATGCCGTCGAAGCTCGGGAGGCCGGTGGTGGTCGCGCCGAGGGCCAGGGTGAAGCCGAGGCCGAGGGCGATCAGTCCGCCCAGGGTGAGGCCGACCGCGCCGCCCGTGGTGAGCACGCCGCGCTTGATCCCGTCGGCTGCCGGGGCGGCGCGCCGTGCGCCGCGCTTGCCCGCTCCCTTCATCGCTCCCCCTTCCCGGAGGCCGCGGCCCCGCCGTCGCTCCCGGCCCCGCTGCCGCCCGTCGCCCCGCTGCCGCCCGTGGCCGGGCCGCCCGCCGCGGGCAGGGGCAGCAGTGGTCCGCCCATGCTGATCTCGTTGAGGTCGGCGCGGCCGTCGATGGTGCGGGTGTCGGGGTTGTAGGCGCGTACGAGGTTGCCCGCGGCCAGCGGTGCCACGTCCAGCGCCTCGGCGAGGGAGGCCCGTTGCTCGACGAGGGTCCGGGTGACGGGGACGAGCCGGTCGACGTTCTTCTTCAGCTCGCCCCGGTTGTCCTCGATGAAGGTCTTGACCTGGCCGAGGGCGGTGCCGAGTTCCTCGAGCGCGCCGGTGAGGTCGTCCTTGTTGTCGGCGAAGAAGGTGACGACCTCGTCCAGGCGTTCCTGCGCGGTGCGTACGTCGGTGTCCTTGTCCTTCAGCATGGTGGTGAAGGTCTGGAGCCGGCTGAGCGTGCTGAACAGGTCGCCGCTGCTGCCGTCGAGGGTCTTGGCCGCCTTGCCGAACTCCTCGATGCTCGTGCCGATGGTCTCGCCGTTGCCGTCGAGGTTGGCGGCGCCGGTCGTCAGCAGGTCGGACAGCGCGCCGGCGGAGTTGGCGCCGTCCGGGCCGAGGGCCTCGGAGAGTTCGGTGACCGAGTCGTAGAGCTGGTCGATCTCGACGGGGGTGCGGTTGCGGGAGGCGGGCAGTACGGCACCTTCGGCGAGGGCGGGCCCCGAACCGTGGGCGGGGGTCAGCTGCACATAGCGGTCGGCGACGACGCTCGGTGCGACGACGACGGCCCTCGCCCCCTCGGGGACCTTCACGCCCTCGTCCAGGAGGAGGCCGACGCGCACCGTGGTGCCCTGCGGCCGCACCGACTCCACCTCGCCGGCCCGCACCCCGAGAATGCGCAGGTCGGACCCGGCGTAGATGCCGACGGCGCGGTCGAAGTAGGCGGTGACGCGGGTGCCTTCGGAGTCGAGGACCTTCACGGCGGTCAGCCCGCCGGCGGCGAGCACGGCGAGGGCGAGCACGCCGGTGAGGACTTTTCTGCGTCTGCTCATCGTTCACCGTTCCCCTGGGCCGCCGTCTGTTTCGGCGGCAGGCATCCGGTCTCGGGCAAGGACGTCTCGGGCAGGTAGTCACGAGGGACGACACCGCACAGGTAGCTGTCGAACCAGCGGCCGTTGCCCAGGGTGTTGCCGACGAGGCGGTAGTACGGTCCGGCCAGCGCGAGGGTCTTGCCGAGCTGGGCGTTGTTCTTCTCCAGGACGCCGGTGACCCGGCCGAGGGCCTTGAGGGTGGGGCCGAGCTGCTTCTCGTTGTCGTCGACGAGGCCGCTGAGTTCGGCGCCGAGCTTTCTGCTGCCCTTGAGGAGGGCGCGGATGGCGTCACGGCGGTCCTGGAGTTCGCCGAGCAGGGAGCCGCCGTCCTCCAGCAGCGTCTCGAAGCTGGACTCCTTGTTCTGCAGGGACTTGGTGAACGTGGCGCTGCCCTTGAGGAGTTCGGAGAGTTCCGTGTCCCGTTCGGAGACTGACTTCGACAGCGCGGACAGACCGCCGGCGGCTTTCCGCACGTGGGGCGGGGAGTCCTTGAAGGTGTCGGAGAGGGTCTCGAAGCTCTCCGCGAGTTTTTGTGTGTCGATGGCGTCGACGGTGCCGCTGAGATCCTGGAACGCCTGCGTCACGTCGTAGGGGGAGGTGGTGCGGGACAGCGGGATGCGGCTGCCGGGGTCCTGCCGGGCGGAGCCGAGCGGGTCGAGTGCCAGGTACTTGTCGCCGAGGAGGGTCTTGATGGCGATGGCGGCGGTCGTCCGGTCGCCGAGCCAGGCGTCCTCGACCTCGAAGGTGACCTTCACCTTGGCGCCGTCGAGCCCGACGCCGGTGACCAGGCCGGCCTTGACGCCGGCGATGCGCACCTCGTCGCCCTCCTCGAGGCCGGCCGCCTCGGAGAAGTCGGCGCTGTAGGAGGTGCCGCCGCCGAGCGGCAGCCGGTCCACGTGGTAGACGAGGGCGGCGAGCAGGGCGAAGCCGAGCAGACCGACGACGGCCACGGCGACGGGGTCGCGTTCCTTGACCGGTCTGATGCGCGGGCGCCGGGGCCCGGCCACCGCCTTCCCGGCCCTCTCCGCCTTCTCCGCCTTGCCTGCCTTCTCGGCGCTCTCCGCTTCCTCGGCCCTCTCCGCCTTCTCCGCCTTGCCTGCCTCGTCGCTTCCGCCGCGTCGTGTGAAGGGCCTCATCCCTGGCACCTCGATTCGGTGATCGTGATGCCGGTCGGCGGCTCGGAGCCGTCGGAGGTGGTCACTCCGCTCACGCGGGCCTCGCAGAGGTAGAGGTTGAGCCACGATCCGTAGGAGGACAGGCGGGCCAGTGCGGTCATCTTGGCGGGGGTCCGGTCGAGGAAGTCCTCGATCTGCGGGGTGTGTTCGCCCAGGCCCGTCGAGAGCCGGCCCAGTTCACGGATGTCCTGCTTGAGGGGCGCGCGTCCGTCCTCGAGGAGGCCGGCGGTGACGGTGGTGAGGTCGCCCATGGCCTCGACCGCTTCGCCGAGGGGCTTGCGGTCCTCGTTGAAGCCGGTGACGAGGTCCTGCAGGGTGTCGACGAGGTCGTCGAAGCCGGCCTCGCGGTCGTTGAGGGTCTTCAGGACGGTGTTGAGGTTGTCGACGACCTGGCCGATCACCTTGTCCTTGGCGGCGACGGTGGTGCTGAGCGAGCCGACGTGGCGGATCAGGCTGTCGACGGTGGCGCCCTCGCCCTGGAGCACCTGCACGATCGATCCGGCGAGTTCGTTGACGTCCTTCGGGGACAGTCCTTCGAACAGCGGCTTGAACCCGTTGAAGAGCAGGGTCAGGTCGAGGGCGGGCGCGGTGCGGTCGAGCGGGATGGTGGCGCCCTCGTCGAGGGTGCCGGCGAGGGTGCCGCTGCCGCGGTCGAGGGCGACGTAGCGCTGGCCGACCATGTTGAGGTACTTCACGGCGGCGGTGGCCGACCGGGGCAGCCGGCGGTCGTCGCGGACGGTGAAGGTGACCTGCGCGGTGCGTCGCTGCACGACGCGCACATCGGTCACCTCGCCGACCTTCACCCCGGAGATCCGCACGCTGTCGCCGTCGACGAGCCCGGTGACGTCGGTGAACAGGGCCTTGTAGCTGTGGGTGTCGGAGCCCACGCCGGTGTTGGCGACGCTGAGGCCGAGCACGGCCGTGGCGAGGGCGGTGACCAGGACGAAGACGAGGGACTTGAGCAGCGGCCCGGTCAGCGGGCGGCGCCGGGTGTGCGCGTGGTCCGGGGTGGTCATCCGAGGGTCACCTCCGTGCCGCGGTAGACGGGCCCGACGAGCAGGCTGCTCCAGTCGGGCAGGTCCGCGGGGCTCCGGCCTGCGGCGGGCGCGAGCAGTTCGTTGACGAGGGCGTTCTCCTGCGGGGAGTTGGCGGGGCCGAGGTCCTCGCCCGTCCCGGCGGACGCACGGGCGGCGGGTGCGGCGGACGCGCCGAGGTAGGGCACCGGATAGCAGCGGGGGCCGCCGCCGGAGTCGTACGCCGGGGTGTCGCGGCCGGGGACGTAGGCGCCGCGCGAGGGGACGGTGGTGACGTCGACGTGGATGCCGGGCCGGTCGGTGCCCTTGCCGAGCGCCTTGTCCATGGCGGGCACGAACTCGGCGAGGGTGCGCAGGGTGCAGGGGAAGGAGCCGGAGTACTCGGCGAGCAGTTCCAGGGTGGGCCTGCCGGTGGCGCTGAGGCGGATGACGGTGTCCTCGTTCTTGCGCAGGAAGGCCGTCATGTCCTCGGCCGTGCGGGTGGTGGCGCCGAGGGTGCCGGCGAGGTCGGCCTCCTGCTCGGCGAGGGTGCCGCTGGTGGTGGTGAAGTCGGTGAGCGCCGTGATGATGTCGGGTGCGGCGTCCGCGTAGACGTGGCCGACCTTCACGAGCTGTCTGAGGTCCCGGTTGAGGGTGGGCAGGTGGGGGTTGAACTTCCGCAGGTGGTCGTCGAGCACGCCGAGCGTGTCGCCGAGCCGGTCGCCGCGACCCTCCAGGGCCTGCGAGACGGCCGACAGGGTGGCGGAGAGCTTCTGCGGCTGGACCGCGGTGAGCATCGGCAGGACGTTGTCGAGGACCTGCTGGAGCTCGACGGCGTTCTCGGAGCGGTCCTGGGGGATGACGGCTCCGGCGGCCAGCGGCCGGGGCGAGGGGTTCTCGGACGGTACGAGGGCCACGAACCGTTCGCCGAACAGGGTGGTCGGCAGCATCTGGGCGCGGACGTCGTCCGGTACCCGGTCCAGGGTGCCGGGCTTCATGGCGAGGGTCAGCCGGGCGCCGTCGCCGTGGGTGTCGATGGAGCGGACCTCGCCGACGACGACACCGCGCAGTTTGACCTCGGCGCCCGGGTGCATCTCGTTGCCGACGCTGCCGGTCTCGACGACCACCGGGTCGGAGTCGGTGAACCGCTTGTCGTAGACGGCGACGGCCAGCCAGATCAGCAGGGCGGGCACCAGCAGGTACGCCACCCCGGCACAACGGCGGCCCAGTGTCGCGCCTCGTCGTCCGCTCATGTCACCCCGCCACCTTCACGGTCGTGGTCGCGCCCCACAGGGCGAGCGACAGGAAGAAGTCGGTGACGCTGATCAGCACGATGGCGTTGCGCACGGACCGGCCGACCGCGATGCCGACACCGGCGGGGCCGCCCGAGGCGCGGTAGCCGTAGTAGCAGTGGGCCAGGATCACCATCACGCTGAAGATCAGCACTTTCAGCACGGAGAGCAGGACGTCCGTGGGCGAGAGGAAGAGGTTGAAGTAGTGGTCGTAGGTGCCCCGGGACTGGCCGTTGAACAGGACGGTCACGTAGCGGGACGCCACGTAGGAGGAGAGCAGCCCGATCGCGTAGAGCGGGACGATGGCGACGACGCCGGCGATGATGCGGGTGGTGACCAGGTAGGGCATGGAGCGGATGCCCATGCCCTCGAGGGCGTCGACCTCCTCGTTGATGCGCATGGCGCCGAGCTGGGCGGTGAAGCCGGCGCCGACGGTCGCGGAGAGGGCGAGTCCGGCGACGAGCGGGGCGATCTCGCGGGTGTTGAAGTAGGCGGAGACGAATCCGGTGAACGCGGCCGTGCCGATCTGGTCGAGGGCCGCGTAGCCCTGGAGTCCGACGACGGTTCCGGTGAAGAGCGTCATCGCGATCATCACGCCGACGGTGCCGCCGACGACGCCGAGGCCTCCGGTGCCGAAGGCGACCTCGGCGAGGAGGCGCTGCACCTCCCTGAGGTAGCGGTGCAGGGTCCGCGGGATCCAGACCAGGGCCCGGGTGTAGAAGAGCAGTTGGTCGCCGGCGCGGTCGAGCAGGGCGAGCGGGGAGGCCATCGCGCTCAGCCTCCCTTCGGCGGGACGATCTGGAGGTAGCCGGCCGTCATCACCATGTTGACGAAGAAGAGCAGCAGGAAGGTGATGACGACGGACTGGTTGACGGCGTCGCCGACGCCCTTGGGGCCGCCGCGCGGGTTGAGGCCCCGGTAGGCGGCGACGATGCCCGCGATGAACCCGAAGACCAGCGCCTTGAGTTCGCTGATGTACAGGTCGGAGAGCTGGGCGAGGGCGGAGAAGCCGGCCAGGTAGGCGCCGGGGGTGCCGCCCTGCAGGACGACGTTGAAGAAGAAGCCGCCGAGGGTGCCGACGACGGAGACCAGGCCGTTGAGCAGGACCGCCACGCCCATGGTGGCCAGCACCCGGGGCACGACCAGGCGTTGCACGGGCGAGACGCCCATGACCTCCATGGCGTCGAGTTCCTCGCGGATCTTGCGGGAGCCGAGGTCGGCGCAGATGGCGGAGCCGCCGGCGCCGGCGATGAGCAGGGCGACGATGAGCGGGCTCGCCTGCTGGACGACGGCGAGGACGCTGGCGCCTCCGGTGAACGACTGGGTTCCCAGTTGCCGGGTCAGGGAGCCGACCTGGAGGGCGATGACGGCGCCGAAGGGGATCGAGACGAGGGCGGCGGGCAGGATGGTGACGCCCGCGATGAACCAGAACTGTTCGACGAACTCGCGGAACTGGAAGGGTCTTCGGAAGACGGCGCGGCTCACTTCGGCGGTGAGCGCGAAGAGCCGGCCGGTCTGCCGCAGCGCGCCGGTGATCATGCGCTGCTCCCGGTGGCGGGCATCGGCAACGTGGGTGCCTGGGCGGGGTGCGTGGAGGTCTCCCGGATGGCGGAGCGCGCGGCGGGCGGCAACCGGTCGAGCATGCCCATGACTCGTTCGCGCCGTCGGGCGACGGCCCGGCGCGGCGGGAGGCCGGGCGAGGGCTCCAGCTGCGGGACGATCCTGCGGGGCCGGACCTCGGCGGCGGCGGTGCCCGCCTCGGCGGCGAGGGTCGCCGCGTCCTTCTCCTCGGACATCCCGATGGGTCCCTCGCGCCGGCCGTCGAGGAACTGGGCCACGACCGGCTCCTCGCTGGTGAGCAGCACCTCGCGCGGGCCGAAGGTGACCAGCTCGCGCCGGAAGAGCATCCCCATGTTGTCGGGCACGGTGGCGGCGATGTCGAGATTGTGGGTGACGATCAGCATCGTCGCGTCGATCTGCGCGTTCAGGTCGATCAGCAGCTGGGAGAGGTAGGCGGTGCGGACCGGGTCGAGCCCGGAGTCCGGTTCGTCGCACAGGACGATCTGCGGGTCCAGCACGAGCGCGCGGGCCAGGCCGGCCCGCTTGCGCATGCCGCCGCTGATCTCCCCCGGCAGCTTGCCCTCCGCGCCCAGCAGTCCGACGATCTCGATCCGCTCCATGACGATGCGGCGGATCTCGGACTCCTTCTTGCGGGTGTGCTCGCGCAGCGGGAAGGCGATGTTGTCGAAGAGGGACATCGACCCGAAGAGGGCCCCGTCCTGAAACATGAGACCGAACAGTTTCCGGGTCTCGTAGATATCCCTCTCGGGACTGTTCACCATGTCCACCCCGTTGATGAGGACACGGCCCTGCTCGGGTTTGAGCAGCCCTATGAGCGACTTCAGGAAAACGGTCTTCCCGGTGCCGGACGGTCCCAGCATCACGCTCACCTCTCCGGCAGGAAGAGTGAGTGTCACGTCCCGCCAGATACTCTGCTTACCGAAGGACTTGGTCAGGCCCTCGACCACCACTTCGATTCCCATATCACCTCCAGCGGACGCAGGTCTGATGTGCGCTGCGGGCGCACGTTAAGTCGGTGCGGAGCGTCATGACAACGGGCGCGGCGCCGGATTCCCCTCCCCTTTCCGGAACTTGTCACCGCGCAGACAACCCGCCCGGCCGCACTTGTCTCCGGGGAGACAGGGGCAGGGTCCCGCGGCTCCGGGGGTGCGGATCCGCGAGACCCTGCCTACGGACGTCCGGGCCCGGTGGGAGGGTGAGGCCGGAAAGCATCCG
Coding sequences within it:
- a CDS encoding MlaD family protein, encoding MKGAGKRGARRAAPAADGIKRGVLTTGGAVGLTLGGLIALGLGFTLALGATTTGLPSFDGIEDLPLPGGAYLGDHPYTVTAELHDVLSLVPQSAVKVNDVAVGRVTAIELGHDDWSARVTMRINGEVRLPADATARLEQSSLLGEKYVQLVAPAKESGSKAGTGTGTGTGTGTGTGRLEDGGVIPVSRTSRDTEVEEVFGALSLLLNGGGVNQLKTITQELNAALGGREPEVRSVLKRVDTLVTELDDNRGDITDALDAVHRLSATIATRKDDVGTVLTDLSPGLKTLEKQRGSLLTMLRSLDTLSGVAVSTIDASKDDMIADLKAIAPTLKALADAGTDLPDSLQVLLTYPFTDEVLRGVKGDYLNVYLNMTAAPGTQVIPPLVPQTTASPSAPADGGPAAAGAGPSSRKAGEGEESGRGQEPSPSPGTPSPGTPSSGTPSSGTPSSGRPAPEHSPPLPLPSVPATASAPASAPASAPASASAFGTASGTPADPAATRGGASG
- a CDS encoding MlaE family ABC transporter permease, which encodes MASPLALLDRAGDQLLFYTRALVWIPRTLHRYLREVQRLLAEVAFGTGGLGVVGGTVGVMIAMTLFTGTVVGLQGYAALDQIGTAAFTGFVSAYFNTREIAPLVAGLALSATVGAGFTAQLGAMRINEEVDALEGMGIRSMPYLVTTRIIAGVVAIVPLYAIGLLSSYVASRYVTVLFNGQSRGTYDHYFNLFLSPTDVLLSVLKVLIFSVMVILAHCYYGYRASGGPAGVGIAVGRSVRNAIVLISVTDFFLSLALWGATTTVKVAG
- a CDS encoding MlaD family protein, encoding MTTPDHAHTRRRPLTGPLLKSLVFVLVTALATAVLGLSVANTGVGSDTHSYKALFTDVTGLVDGDSVRISGVKVGEVTDVRVVQRRTAQVTFTVRDDRRLPRSATAAVKYLNMVGQRYVALDRGSGTLAGTLDEGATIPLDRTAPALDLTLLFNGFKPLFEGLSPKDVNELAGSIVQVLQGEGATVDSLIRHVGSLSTTVAAKDKVIGQVVDNLNTVLKTLNDREAGFDDLVDTLQDLVTGFNEDRKPLGEAVEAMGDLTTVTAGLLEDGRAPLKQDIRELGRLSTGLGEHTPQIEDFLDRTPAKMTALARLSSYGSWLNLYLCEARVSGVTTSDGSEPPTGITITESRCQG
- a CDS encoding MCE family protein — its product is MSGRRGATLGRRCAGVAYLLVPALLIWLAVAVYDKRFTDSDPVVVETGSVGNEMHPGAEVKLRGVVVGEVRSIDTHGDGARLTLAMKPGTLDRVPDDVRAQMLPTTLFGERFVALVPSENPSPRPLAAGAVIPQDRSENAVELQQVLDNVLPMLTAVQPQKLSATLSAVSQALEGRGDRLGDTLGVLDDHLRKFNPHLPTLNRDLRQLVKVGHVYADAAPDIITALTDFTTTSGTLAEQEADLAGTLGATTRTAEDMTAFLRKNEDTVIRLSATGRPTLELLAEYSGSFPCTLRTLAEFVPAMDKALGKGTDRPGIHVDVTTVPSRGAYVPGRDTPAYDSGGGPRCYPVPYLGASAAPAARASAGTGEDLGPANSPQENALVNELLAPAAGRSPADLPDWSSLLVGPVYRGTEVTLG
- a CDS encoding MlaE family ABC transporter permease, which codes for MITGALRQTGRLFALTAEVSRAVFRRPFQFREFVEQFWFIAGVTILPAALVSIPFGAVIALQVGSLTRQLGTQSFTGGASVLAVVQQASPLIVALLIAGAGGSAICADLGSRKIREELDAMEVMGVSPVQRLVVPRVLATMGVAVLLNGLVSVVGTLGGFFFNVVLQGGTPGAYLAGFSALAQLSDLYISELKALVFGFIAGIVAAYRGLNPRGGPKGVGDAVNQSVVITFLLLFFVNMVMTAGYLQIVPPKGG
- a CDS encoding ABC transporter ATP-binding protein, which translates into the protein MGIEVVVEGLTKSFGKQSIWRDVTLTLPAGEVSVMLGPSGTGKTVFLKSLIGLLKPEQGRVLINGVDMVNSPERDIYETRKLFGLMFQDGALFGSMSLFDNIAFPLREHTRKKESEIRRIVMERIEIVGLLGAEGKLPGEISGGMRKRAGLARALVLDPQIVLCDEPDSGLDPVRTAYLSQLLIDLNAQIDATMLIVTHNLDIAATVPDNMGMLFRRELVTFGPREVLLTSEEPVVAQFLDGRREGPIGMSEEKDAATLAAEAGTAAAEVRPRRIVPQLEPSPGLPPRRAVARRRERVMGMLDRLPPAARSAIRETSTHPAQAPTLPMPATGSSA
- a CDS encoding MCE family protein, which codes for MSRRRKVLTGVLALAVLAAGGLTAVKVLDSEGTRVTAYFDRAVGIYAGSDLRILGVRAGEVESVRPQGTTVRVGLLLDEGVKVPEGARAVVVAPSVVADRYVQLTPAHGSGPALAEGAVLPASRNRTPVEIDQLYDSVTELSEALGPDGANSAGALSDLLTTGAANLDGNGETIGTSIEEFGKAAKTLDGSSGDLFSTLSRLQTFTTMLKDKDTDVRTAQERLDEVVTFFADNKDDLTGALEELGTALGQVKTFIEDNRGELKKNVDRLVPVTRTLVEQRASLAEALDVAPLAAGNLVRAYNPDTRTIDGRADLNEISMGGPLLPLPAAGGPATGGSGATGGSGAGSDGGAAASGKGER
- a CDS encoding MCE family protein, with the translated sequence MRPFTRRGGSDEAGKAEKAERAEEAESAEKAGKAEKAERAGKAVAGPRRPRIRPVKERDPVAVAVVGLLGFALLAALVYHVDRLPLGGGTSYSADFSEAAGLEEGDEVRIAGVKAGLVTGVGLDGAKVKVTFEVEDAWLGDRTTAAIAIKTLLGDKYLALDPLGSARQDPGSRIPLSRTTSPYDVTQAFQDLSGTVDAIDTQKLAESFETLSDTFKDSPPHVRKAAGGLSALSKSVSERDTELSELLKGSATFTKSLQNKESSFETLLEDGGSLLGELQDRRDAIRALLKGSRKLGAELSGLVDDNEKQLGPTLKALGRVTGVLEKNNAQLGKTLALAGPYYRLVGNTLGNGRWFDSYLCGVVPRDYLPETSLPETGCLPPKQTAAQGNGER